A window of the Plasmodium vivax chromosome 12, whole genome shotgun sequence genome harbors these coding sequences:
- a CDS encoding hypothetical protein (encoded by transcript PVX_118215A) produces the protein MQASALRTIPNVAKFEWKAYVVKVRRVRICIRGEIFVFSKWRSQIGVFLKCAEIPKKGREGERKTKKQTMRQTMRQTMRQTMKQTTKQTTEQAKVPPNWKIYDSNIISKWVKNNERTNERMSTPPNVRHKWPLKNRKPPALRKIKKIIRKALALFANC, from the coding sequence ATGCAGGCAAGTGCTTTGCGCACAATACCAAATGTGGCTAAATTCGAATGGAAAGCGTACGTCGTGAAAGTGCGCAGAGTTCGAATTTGCATAAGGGGagaaatttttgttttctcaaAATGGCGTTCTCAAATAGGTGTCTTCTTAAAATGTGCggaaataccaaaaaaagggagggaaggggaaaggaaaacaaaaaagcaaacaatGAGGCAAACAATGAGGCAAACAATGAGGCAAACAATGAAGCAAACAACGAAGCAAACAACGGAGCAAGCGAAAGTGCCCCCCAATTGGAAAATTTACGACTCTAATATTATTTCCAAATGGGTGAAAAataacgaacgaacgaacgaacgaatgaGCACACCGCCGAACGTGCGACACAAATGGCCTTTGAAAAATAGAAAGCCACCAGCTCtgcgcaaaataaaaaaaattatccgtAAGGCGCTCGCTCTTTTTGCTAACTGTTAA
- a CDS encoding hypothetical protein, conserved (encoded by transcript PVX_118210A), with product MDQKKNDNPPGCKKDGTLEIKKDDHVEILKNLNSTIKEFQKNFGLLNNHYSIKDLEGVLNPVQYAEYNSFLAYSICSIFHSYLKISGDFLSNHPIKNELKKVQLLMKEIKDKNEENNEDKRSLTINKEASKRIIDSCISYNKDLKKRKHFK from the coding sequence atggaccaaaaaaaaaatgacaaccCCCCAGGGTGCAAGAAAGACGGTACactagaaataaaaaaagatgacCATGTAgaaattcttaaaaatttaaactcGACCATTAAAgagtttcaaaaaaattttggactACTAAACAATCATTATTCGATAAAAGATTTGGAAGGTGTGTTAAACCCTGTGCAGTATGCTGAATACAATTCATTTCTTGCCTACTCCATTTGTTCTATTTTTCATTCCTATTTGAAAATATCGGGCGACTTTCTCAGCAACCATcccattaaaaatgaattaaaaaaggtacaATTATTGATGAAAGAAATAAAGGataaaaacgaagaaaataatgaagataAAAGATCCCTCACAATTAATAAGGAAGCCTCGAAAAGGATAATCGATTCGTGCATTTCGTACAataaagatttaaaaaaaagaaaacattttaaatga
- a CDS encoding serine/threonine kinase-1, putative (encoded by transcript PVX_118220A), giving the protein MIQENYKDGSEKYSSKYREYNYYRSYISDIKGKYMGFGNMQRDSPNGRYFNDPRRNNNYYYRNREGNLHDGAYGNSHRNSHRNSYRNSYKNLHKNLHKNLHKNLHKNSYQNSYQNSYQNGYHDSHNHVYNSGFGNAYGNPYGSGFKLLKGKRIRSFNSTSNSSRKGKLFKKFKNYDVDENMIRAYKNGRKRSYSSMREINDREQRHHKVYLESKYHHEEHQNNYLKGFDFTRKRNYYSYKKKLYNSDRRNYDTHFGQGNIFYNNEYYLFNDGATLKKKKMYYGNKNSFRTNSRSYNGHSDRMNNKRKDSNRNGKYKATAVHQKETGSLGGGPSATSATSAATAVRICSYKDKDDKSNKSFKLKNTDTTRDDGTGKSDVRDEIMGSRRNLVVCSDKEKGSQQSLRKYTRGVRKRRKAPSSYSGTRSGRRSRRRSRRRSRRRNAQRRRRKRDSLSSNEETGTSALSRRGSSYSSVENKKKNHADRYSSESYRYTPSDESTDDISSRKKYNHKRNRTKFSDMEDNNNRKKKKKKKENYDSDDEIVHFSWKKGMVLNNCYVVIRKMGEGTFGRVLLCQHMDTKKYYAVKVVRNIRKYTKSAKIEADILKKIQNDDFKNNNIVKYHGRFMYYDHMCLVFEPLGPSLYEIITKNNYNGFHLEDIRLYCIEMLKALSYLRKISLTHTDLKPENILLDDPYFEKTLVSVRRATDGKRVQIYRTKSTGIKLIDFGCATFKDGYHGSIINTRQYRAPEVILNLGWDVSSDMWSFGCVLAEMYTGDLLFRTHEHLEHLALMEAIVQPIPKKMICEAVRTNGAKYINRDGLRLAWPENASSFESIKYVKRCLPLHKLIRNDLFCDFLYSILQIDPALRPAPAELLKHRFLQESCGYY; this is encoded by the coding sequence atgaTCCAAGAGAACTACAAGGACGGCAGTGAAAAATACAGCAGCAAATATAgagaatataattattacagGAGTTATATAAGCGATATAAAAGGCAAGTACATGGGTTTTGGAAACATGCAAAGGGATAGCCCCAACGGCAGGTATTTTAATGACCCTCGAAGGAACAACAATTACTACTACCGCAATCGGGAGGGGAACCTGCACGACGGCGCGTACGGGAATTCGCACAGGAATTCGCACAGGAACTCCTACAggaattcatataaaaatttgcacaaaaatttgcacaaaaatttgcacaaaaatttgcacaaaaattCGTACCAAAATTCGTACCAAAATTCGTACCAGAACGGGTACCACGACTCGCACAACCACGTGTACAATAGCGGCTTCGGCAATGCGTACGGCAACCCCTACGGGAGCGGCTTCAAGCtgctgaaggggaaaagaatcAGGAGCTTCAACAGCACCAGCAACTCCAGCCGGAAAGGAAagctctttaaaaaatttaaaaactacGATGTGGACGAAAACATGATCAGGGCGTATAAAAATGGGAGGAAACGCAGCTACTCGTCCATGAGGGAGATAAATGACAGGGAACAAAGACACCATAAGGTGTACCTAGAGTCCAAGTACCACCACGAGGAGcatcaaaataattatttaaaaggaTTTGACTTTACCAGAAAAAGAAACTACTATtcgtacaaaaaaaaattgtacaataGTGATAGAAGAAACTACGATACCCACTTTGGACAggggaacattttttacaataatgaGTATTACCTTTTTAACGACGGCGCTAcgttgaagaagaagaaaatgtattatgggaataaaaatagctttCGAACGAATTCGAGAAGTTATAATGGGCACTCTGACAGGATGAataataaaaggaaagattCCAACCGAAATGGGAAGTACAAAGCGACCGCAGTGCATCAGAAGGAGACAGGCAGTTTGGGAGGGGGACCAAGTGCAACCAGTGCAACGAGTGCAGCTACGGCGGTGAGAATTTGCAGCTATAAGGACAAGGATGACAAATCGAATAAATCttttaagttaaaaaataccGATACGACACGAGATGATGGTACAGGGAAATCGGACGTGAGGGATGAAATTATGGGAAGTAGGAGGAACCTCGTCGTGTGCAGTGATAAGGAAAAAGGCTCTCAGCAATCGCTGCGTAAGTACACTCGAGGGgtaaggaaaaggagaaaggcCCCCAGCAGTTACAGCGGTACGAGAAGTGGACGCAGGAGCAGGCGAAGGAGCAGACGAAGAAGTAGGCGAAGGAACGCGCAGCGaaggaggcgaaaaagaGATAGCCTCAGCAGCAATGAAGAAACGGGAACGAGTGCTCTATcacgaagaggaagcagcTACTCCTCagttgaaaataaaaaaaaaaaccatgcCGATAGGTACAGCAGTGAGTCCTACAGGTATACCCCCTCAGACGAATCCACAGATGATATATCGtcgagaaaaaaatacaaccaCAAAAGAaacagaacaaaattttcagaTATGGAAGATAACAAcaataggaagaaaaaaaaaaaaaaaaaagaaaactacGATTCTGATGACGAAATTGTACATTTTAGTTGGAAGAAGGGAATGGTCCTAAACAACTGTTACGTGGTGATacgaaaaatgggggaggggaCCTTCGGGCGAGTCCTCCTCTGTCAGCACATGGACACGAAGAAGTACTACGCGGTGAAGGTAGTACGGAATATTAGGAAGTATACCAAATCTGCAAAGATAGAGGCAgatattttgaagaaaatccaaaatgatgattttaaaaataataatattgtaaaatacCATGGAAGGTTTATGTACTACGATCATATGTGTCTCGTCTTTGAGCCACTTGGTCCATCCCTTTACGAAATTATCACCAAGAATAACTACAACGGGTTTCATTTGGAGGACATCAGGCTGTACTGCATCGAAATGTTGAAGGCTTTAAGTTACCTCCGCAAAATATCCCTAACGCACACCGATTTGAAGccagaaaatattttgctcGACGACCCCTATTTTGAGAAAACGTTAGTAAGTGTTAGAAGAGCTACAGATGGAAAGAGGGTTCAGATTTATAGAACCAAATCTACGGGCATAAAATTAATCGATTTTGGTTGTGCCACTTTCAAGGATGGATACCATGGGTCTATTATAAACACAAGACAGTATCGTGCTCCGGAGGTTATTCTAAATTTAGGTTGGGATGTGTCAAGTGACATGTGGAGTTTTGGTTGCGTCTTGGCTGAAATGTACACAGGGGACCTTTTGTTTAGAACCCATGAGCATTTAGAACACTTAGCCCTGATGGAAGCTATCGTTCAGCCAatccccaaaaaaatgatatgcgAGGCGGTTAGAACGAATGGGgctaaatatataaataggGATGGTCTTAGATTGGCC